The proteins below are encoded in one region of Triticum aestivum cultivar Chinese Spring chromosome 1B, IWGSC CS RefSeq v2.1, whole genome shotgun sequence:
- the LOC123101915 gene encoding flavonoid 3'-monooxygenase CYP75B3: protein MDHDLLLLLLASLAAVAAAAVWHLRGAKSPKLPLPPGPRGWPVLGNLPQLGDKPHHTMAALARLHGPLFRLRFGSAEVVVAASAKVAAAFLRGHDANFSDRPPNSGAEHVAYNYQDLVFAPYGARWRALRKLCALHLFSARALDALRTVRQDETRLMVTRLLSSSSGSVSPAGLAVGQEANVCATNALARAAVGRRVFGDGVGEGAREFKDMVAELMQLAGVFNIGDFVPALRWLDPQGVVAKMKRLHRRYDRMMDGFISERGDRADGDGNDLLSVMLGMMRQSPPAAGEEDGIKFNETDIKALLLNLFTAGTDTTSSTVEWALAELIRHPNVLKKLQHELDDVVGNGRLVTESDLPQLTILAAVIKETFRLHPSTPLSLPRVTAEDCEVDGYRIPKDTTLLVNVWAIARDPASWGDDVLEFRPVRFLAGGSHETVDVKGGDYELIPFGAGRRICAGLSWGLRMVTLMTATLVHAFDWTLVDGMTPEKLDMEEAYGLTLQRAVPLMVQPVPRLLPSAYTV, encoded by the exons ATGGATCAcgacctgctcctcctcctcctcgcctccctcgccgccgtcgccgccgccgccgtctggcACCTCCGCGGGGCCAAGAGCCCGAAGCTGCCGCTGCCGCCGGGGCCCAGGGGGTGGCCGGTGCTGGGCAACCTGCCGCAGCTGGGCGACAAGCCGCACCACACAATGGCGGCCCTCGCGCGCCTCCACGGCCCGCTCTTCCGCCTCCGCTTCGGCAGCGCCGAGGtcgtcgtcgccgcctccgccaaggtcgccgccgccttcctccgcgGCCACGACGCCAACTTCAGCGACCGCCCGCCCAACTCGGGCGCCGAGCACGTCGCCTACAACTACCAGGACCTCGTCTTCGCGCCCTACGGCGCCCGCTGGCGCGCCCTCCGCAAGCTCTGCGCGCTCCACCTCTTCtccgcccgcgccctcgacgcaCTCCGCACCGTCCGCCAGGACGAGACACGCCTCATGGTCACCCGCCTGCTCTCCTCCTCCTCGGGCTCGGTCTCGCCCGCGGGCCTGGCCGTCGGGCAGGAGGCCAACGTGTGCGCCACCAACGCGCTCGCCCGGGCCGCCGTTGGGCGCCGCGTCTTCGGCGACGGCGTCGGCGAGGGCGCCAGGGAGTTCAAGGACATGGTCGCCGAGCTCATGCAGCTCGCCGGCGTCTTCAACATCGGCGACTTTGTGCCGGCGCTCCGCTGGCTCGACCCGCAGGGCGTCGTCGCCAAGATGAAGCGCCTCCACCGCCGCTACGACCGCATGATGGACGGCTTCATCAGCGAGAGGGGCGACAGGGCTGACGGCGACGGGAATGACCTGCTGAGCGTCATGCTGGGGATGATGCGGcagtcgccgcccgccgccggcgaggaggatggGATCAAGTTCAACGAGACTGACATCAAGGCTCTCCTCTTG AATCTGTTCACCGCTGGGACGGACACGACATCAAGCACGGTGGAATGGGCACTGGCGGAGCTGATACGACACCcaaacgtcctcaagaagctccaACACGAGCTCGACGACGTTGTCGGAAATGGCCGCCTCGTCACCGAATCCGACCTGCCACAACTCACCATCCTCGCCGCCGTCATCAAGGAGACGTTCCGGTTGCACCCGTCGACGCCGCTCTCCCTTCCCCGGGTGACCGCCGAGGACTGCGAGGTGGACGGCTACCGCATCCCCAAGGACACCACCCTGCTCGTCAATGTGTGGGCCATCGCCCGTGACCCGGCCTCATGGGGGGATGACGTCCTAGAGTTCAGGCCCGTCCGCTTCCTGGCGGGCGGGTCGCACGAGACCGTGGATGTCAAGGGGGGCGACTATGAGCTCATTCCATTCGGGGCGGGGCGAAGGATATGCGCGGGCCTCAGCTGGGGCCTCCGGATGGTCACACTCATGACCGCCACGCTCGTGCACGCGTTCGACTGGACCTTGGTTGATGGCATGACACCTGAAaagctcgacatggaggaggccTATGGTCTCACCTTGCAGCGGGCCGTGCCGCTAATGGTTCAGCCCGTGCCGAGGTTACTGCCATCGGCGTACACAGTGTGA